In the Streptomyces sp. SJL17-4 genome, CAGAGGCGCACCAGAGGCGCGCGGGCCGCGTCCGGGAGCCGGTCCACGGGCACCAGGCCACGGTAGATGCCGAGCTCCGAGAACTCGGGCTCGTCGCGCCGGAAGGCCTCGCGGACCGTGGAGTGGATGCCGTCGGCGCCGACCACCAGCTCCGCCCCGCGGACCGTTCCGTCCTCGAAGGTCAGCCGGACGCCGTCACCCGACGCGTCCGTCTCCCGCGCCTCGCTCAGGCGCTCGCCCAGCTTCAGGCTGCCGTCGTCGACGCGCGTGAGGAGCGCGTCGTGGAGATGCGCCCGGTGCACCGTGTAGTACGGGGCTCCGAACATCCGCTCGCACTCCGCGCCGAGGGGCGTCCGGGCGATCGGCCGCCCGCTCCACCCCCGTACCTCCATGGCCTCGATCGCCACCGCCCGCTCGCGCAGGGCCGGGCCGAGGCCGAGCCGCAGCAGCGGCCTGACCGCGTTGGGCGAGAGCTGGACTCCCGCCCCCACCTCCGCGAGCCGCCGCGTCTGTTCGTACACCATGTACGGAATGCCCATGGAGGACAGCGCACCGGCCAGCGTCAGTCCGCCGATGCCGGCGCCGACCACCGAGACGTGCGGCCGCTCCTCCGCTCCCCACTCGTCCAGATCCCCGAACCGCACCTTTGAGACCGCCTTCCGCGTCGCTGCTGTGTCGGCACCTTCGGCGTCGCAGGACGCGGTCTCCCGCAGCCCGGCCGTCCGCCGCACCCCGAGCATGGGCGGGTCCACCGGCCCCCGGCAACGCGGGTCACGCCCCCCTCTGACAACTGTCGCGGCTTCCATGACGTCCGTCACCGCCGCCCCCGCGCGCCCGGCCCGGCCCGTCGGCCCGGACCTAACGTCGAGGCTGCGCCCGGGAGTTCGTCTGCGGGCGACGACCCCACGACACCCCCTACCGGGAGGCACACAGTGACACGAGCCGAGGGACCGCGGTGACCGCCGCGGTGGCCGTGGAAGGCCTGCAGAAGCGGTACGGCGACCACGAGGCCGTGCGCGGCGTCGACTTCAGCGTCGCCGAGGGCGAGATCTTCGCCCTGCTCGGGCCGAACGGCGCGGGCAAGACCACCACCCTGGAGATCCTGGAGGGCTTCCGGGAGCGCGACGGCGGGCGGGTCGAGGTCCTCGGCCGCGACCCCGGCGTCAAGGCGGACGGCCACTGGCTGCGCGGCCAGGTCGGCCTCGTCCTCCAGGACATCGCCGTGGAGCCCTATCTGTCGGTACGGGAGACCGTGGCCCGCAACGCCGGCTACTACCCGGACCCGCGGAACGTCGACGAACTGCTCGACCTCGTCGGCCTGGACGAGAAGAAGGGCGCCAAGGTCAAGGACCTGTCCGGCGGCCAGAAGCGCCGGCTCGACCTGGCGCTCGGCGTCGTCGGCCGCCCGAAGCTGCTGTTCCTGGACGAGCCCACCACGGGCTTCGACCCGAACGCCCGCCGCGGCGCCTGGGACGTCGTGCGCAATCTGCGCGACGACGGCACCACCATCGTCCTCACCACCCACTACATGGACGAGGCGCAGGCGCTGGCCGACTCGGTCGTGGTCATCGCCGAGGGCCGGATCGTCGCCTCGGGCACCCCGGACACCCTCGGCGGCCGCGACACCGCCCGGACCCGGATCCGCTTCGCGCTGCCGACGGGCGCCGCGCTCACCGACGTACCCCTGCCGGTGAGCGATGTGGAGGACGGCCTGGTGACGGCCGAGACGACCGAGCCGACGGCTGCCCTGCACCGGCTGACCGGCTGGGCGCTCGACCGGGGCACGCCGCTCGACCGGCTGACCGTCGAGCAGCCCACCCTCGAGGACGTCTACCTGAGCCTGACCAAGGAGTACGTACAGCAGGAAGCCTCCTCGCCGTCGTCCGCGCGGGAGCGCAAGGCGCCCGCGGGACGAGGCCGCCGACCCGGACGGAGCCGTTCATGACCACCCTGATCCCCCCGACCACCGAGACGACCGCCCCGGCGGCCTCGGCGACCCGCGCGGACGCGCCGCGCGCGCGGAACCCGCTCGCCCTGCTCGGCCATCAGATCCGTTACGAGCAGCTGTCGTTCTGGCGCAACCCGCAGTCGATGGTCTTCACCTTCGTCCTGCCGATCGTCATCATCGGCATCTTCGGCGCCGTGTTCAGCGGCAGCGAGGGCCAGGACTTCTTCTTCGGTCTGACCGGGATGCAGTACTACACGCCGGTGATCGCCGCCGTGTCCGTACTCGGCGCCTGCTACGGCCAGTTGGCGATCGTGCTCGCCATGCGCCGTCAGACCGGCGTCCTCAAGCGGCTGCACGCCACGCCGCTGCCCGCCTGGGTCTACTTCGCCGGCCTGCTCGTGCACTGCGTCGTCGTCAGCATCGTCGACGTCGCGCTCGTCTTCGGCATCGGCGCGCTCTACGGCGTCGACCTGCCCACCCACTGGGGCGCGGTCCTGCTGACCCTCGTCCTCGGCGCGGCCAGCTTCTGCGCGCTCGGTGTCGGCGTGGCCTCGCTGATCAAGAACTCGGAGGCGGCCCCGGCCGTCGTGCAGTTCATCCAGTTCCCGCTGGTCTTCATCTCGGGCAGCTACTTCCCGATCCACGCGGAGCTCCTCAACACCATCGCGGGCCTGCTGCCCGTGAAGCCGTTCAACGACGCCATGCTCGCGCTCTTCACCCAGGACGCCGGCTTCCAGTGGCGTGACCTTGCGGTCCTCGCCGCCTGGGGTGTCATCGGCGCCCTGATCGCCGTCCGCAGCTTCCGCTGGGACCCGCGCCCCGAGTAGCAGCCGGGCACGCACCACGAAAAGGCCCGACCGGGAAACCGGCCGGGCCTTTCGTGATCCCCGTGGGGGGCTGGGGTCCTGGGGTCAGGCGTTCTGCGGTACGGGGGTGTTCTCCGGTACGGGGGTGTTCTCCGGTACGGGGAAGGCGTGGGTCAGGACCGCGTACGTGCGCAGCTCCTCCAGGAGGCTCAGGCCGAGCCGGTTGTGGAGCATGTGCGCGTGCGAGAAGAGGACCATGCCGGGGTGGGTCGGCGACTGCTCCCGGATCTCGTCCGCGTGCGCGGCGAGCCGGGCGTGCCAGCCGGCGAACGGGCCGTGGGCCTCCGGGTCCAGCGCGATCTCCCCCTCGACCCGGGTGATCGTGTCGAGGAGTGCGGCCGGGTGGCCCGCCTCTGCGGCCCAGGCGCGCCAGGCGCCGAGGCCGTGGGCGTAGTAGTACGCGCGCTCCGCCGGATCCCCGAGGGCGGCGGCGACGGCGACGGTGCCGCGCAGGGCGAGCATGGCCCGCTGCCGCTCGCTGCTCACCTTGGGCAGGGCGGCGAGGACGAGGGTGCTGGAGAACTCGAAGAGGGACTCGGCGGCGGGCATGAGGGCCCGGCCGCCGTAGCGGTCGAACTCCGGGTCGTAGGCGGCCGGGTGGACACCGGGGGGCAGCAGGGCCTTCACGGAGGTGTTCTCGCCGGTCTCGCCCGCGGCGGCGAGCCGCTCGGCGCCGCTGCGGTACGCGGCGGGGTCGAGCGGCTCCTCGCCCGGGGCGGGCGCGCCTGCGACGGCCAGCCGCTCGGCGAGGGCGGCCTCCACGCGCGCGCGTGCGGCGGGGTCGAGGTCGCCCACGCGGAGCCGGAGGTGCGGGCCGGACTGCCAGTAGCGGATGAAGAACCACGGGGTGCCGGGGGCGAGTTCGCGGATCGTGGGGCCGATGACATCGGTGACGGCCCGGTCGTGTGCCGACCGGGCCGTCGTACCGAGATGGAGGTGCCAGGCGGTCCATGCGGTCCGCTGCGGCGCGGATGGCGGCGTCGGGGTCCGGGGCGGGGTCGCCGTCGGGTTCGGGGTCGGGGTCGGCGTCGGGGTCACGGGGACGCTCCTTCAGAGTCTGAGGTCGAGCAGCGCGCCGCCGGTGTCCTGCGGTACTCCCACGACCACGGACAGGACGATCATCTCGTCGGGGTCCAGGCCGAGGACGCGCTGGGTGGGAATCTCCTTGAAGGCCCGCACGGGGCGGGCGAAGAGGCCGGAGGCGGCGGCGGACAGGCAGAGCCCGTGCGCGGCCCAGCCGGCGGCGTGCTGGACGGCGCCCCAGCCGGCGGCCCCGAGGCGCTCGAAGAGCTCCCGGGTCCGTACGGACAGGAACACCGTGAAGGGCGCGTCGCGGATGCCGCAGCCGTTGACGGGCGAGACGCCGTAGCCGTACTGCTCCTCGAGACGCTCGGGCGCGGTCGCGTCGGCTCGCCGCAGGTGCGCGGCTCCGTCCCGGAGCCGGTGGACGCCATCGGTGCGTCCTTCGACGCCCTGGACGACGGCGGTCGCGTTCAACGCCTCGAAGGCGGTGGCGAGTTCGGGACCGGGCGGTGGCACGGAGAGCCAGCGGGCCGCGCTGTCGAGCGCCTCGGCGGGCACGTTCCGGCGCCGGCCGCTCATGCCGTGCAGGGCGCGCGGCATGCGTCCGGAGTGGCGCCGCCACAGCAGCTCCGCCCAGTCCGGCACGGTCGCCGAGGGGCCGAGGCCCGCCGGGACGGCGGTGGTGAGCGGGGCGGGGGCGCCGTCGTACGTCTGCTGCCGGTTGACACGGATCAGCTCGGCGAGGGCGGGGTCGGTGCGGGTGAGATGGGCCGGTGTCCCGGGCGCCGGGTCCGCCTCGCGGGCCGGCACTCCCCCGCCGTCCAGCTCCACGACGAACGGCAGGGACCACGCCCAGGCGTCGTCCAGGCCGAGGGCCGGCAGCAGGGCGTGGGCGTCCGGGCCGGGAAGGCGGAGCCGCGCGGGTACGTCGAACAGTTCCAGGCCCAGACTCAACGCCCGGAGCACGAAGCCGAGTTCGATCGCGATGAGCGAGCCGCGGAACCACTGGTAGGCGGGCGGCACGGTCGTGTAGCGGCCGGTGAGCAGGACGTTCCTGGCGGGGCCCGCCGGGGCGCCGGTGAGGGCGTGCCGGTCCGGTTCCAGGAGGCGCCACGGCATGCCCGCGCCCCCGTCCACGAACGCGTGGACGGGGAAGAGGCAGCGGGGCGAGGCGTACGGCCGGTGGTCGTTGTAGGGGTTCTCGGGCTCTCTGCGCTGGGGGCCGAAGGCGGTGACGAGGGCGCGGCCGAGCCGGTCGTCGACCGGTTCGGCCGCGACCGGTTCGGCCGCGCTCGGGGTCCCGCCGCCCCGGGCCGCTGTCCGAGCCGCGCCCCGGTCTGGCGCGCCACCCGGTGGCAGCGCCGGGTACTGCAGGGCCGCGAGCCGGTCGTGGGTGCCGAGCGGCAGGGCCTGGCGCGGGCCGCCCCCGCGCGGCGGCGGGGGCGGCACGTGCGTGTCGGGCGGCGGTTGCGGCACCCAGGTCCACGGGGGCGCCTCCGGCGCGTCGTCCCCGGCCCCGTACGCGTACCAGAGGGGCTCGCGGGCGATGCTGTTGTCGCCGTCGGGGCCCGGCAGGTCGACGGGTCCGCGCCGGGTCCACGCCCCGGCGCCGGCCGCCGCCTCCGTCGCGCGCGGGGCCGTCGGGGCCGTCACGGGAACGGGTGGGGGTCGAGGGGGATCGCCCGGAGCTCCTGCCCGGTGCCGCGCAGGGCGGCGGTGAGCCGGGGCAGTCCGGCCAGCCGCTGCTGGGCGTGGCCGAAGCACATCGGGACGATGCCGGGGACGACCGCGCGGGCCACGTGGATGCCCGCGTCGGCGTGTTCGCGGCTGGTCTGGTCGACGAGGACGATCCGGTCGAGTCCGGCCTCGGCGAAGAGTCCGCGGACGAAGTCCAGGGCGCCGCGCACGTCCCCGCCGGAGCCGCGCTCCATCCGCCCCGGCCAGTCGGGGAAGGCCTCGTCGAGCGTGACCCGGGGGCCGCCGAGCGCGGCGGTGGCACGGGCGGCGGTCTCGGGCAGCGAGGAGAAGCGGACGTGGTCCTCCAGCTCCTGGACCAGCCACGGGTCCTCGACCATCGGCTCGACGGTCTCGCGGGTCCAGTCGACCGGGTTGGTGACGAGCTGGGCGACCTCGCGCAGGGCGCCGCGGATCGCGGACTGCGGGTCGGCGCCGGAGCCGGCCGAGGAGAAGGTGGCGGGGAAGGGGTTGAGGCGGTTCACCGCGAGCACCCAGACGACGGGGAGGCCGATGTCCTGGGTGGCGACGAGGAGGTGCACGTCGAAGCCGCGCGACTCCATCAGCTCGATCATGGCCCGGCTGGTGGGGTCGGTGAGGGAGGAGTTCGGGATGGTCGGCAGGGGCGCTGCCCGGTGCCAGGAGAGCAGGAAGGCGTCCCGCTCGGCCAGCTCGAACAGCGAGTGCAGGGCGGCCTCTTCGAGGTTGGCGCCGACGGCGCAGCCGCTGGACGACTCGTAGAAGTAGTGCTTGCGGCCGGGCGTCCCGGCGGCGCGGGCGGCCCTGCGGTCGCGGCGGTGGTTGTACTCGTACTGGTAGAAGGCGTGGTCGGCGGGGACGAGCAGCGGGCGCCCGTCGTCGAGGTCGTGACCCCACACCCAGTCCATCGGGGTGTCCGCGTCGAACGGCGTGGCCCTGCTGGTCGGATGGGCGAGCTGCCCGGCCGTGTACTGCCCGAGCCCGGCCGGGTCGACGGCGTGGTCGGCGACCTCGGCGTACGAGCGGTGGGTGAGGACCGGGATGTCGTACGGGAAGCCCGCGAGGCGTTCGTACGCCTCCAGGATCGCCACCGGTCCGGTCTCGGCGAAGGTCCGGGCGCGGCCGTGGCCCATCGCGGGGGCGTCCGGCACCACGGCCATGCTCATCGCGAACGGGGCACGGGACTCGCGCAGCAGCGCGCGGACAGGCCCGAAGCGGCCGTCGACCAGGCGGTCCTGGAGCACCCCGCGCTCGACGAGTCGGCTCGCGGCGGTGCGGGTGCAGTCGTCCGGGAAGGCGGGCCGGTCGGTGAGGGCGAGCGGCGCCGGGGTCTCCGTACCGTCGAGCCGCTCGTACGCCGGTCCGCAGAGCGGGCAGTGGAAGCTGCGGGCGATCCGGTGGCGGCGCAGGCCGCGCGGCGAGACGGAGAAGAGTTCGCCGGGCCCGAGCGGCCGCCTCACCAGGTGCTCCAGGGTCGCCCGGAGCAGTTCGGGGAGGAGCGGCGCGCCCGGCCCGGGGGCGGTGGTCGCGTACCGGAGGTCGCCGACGAGCGGGTGGTCGGGGACGGTGCGGTCGCGGACCTCGGCGCAGCCGGCGCAGCCGGCGTCGGTGCCGGGCCGCCAGAGGGGCCCCACCAGGACCTCGTCGCCCAGGAGGCGTACGGAGAGGTGGGCCCGGTCGGCGGCGACGGCCTCGTCGAACCGCGCCCGCTCCCAGGCGAGGTGCCAGCCGCGGTCGACCGCGACGGTTCCCTCGGGGAGGACGTCCGCGAGGGCGTCGAGCGCTGCGTGCCAGGCTTCGTCGGCGGGGTGGGCGTCGAGCCCGGGACCCTGGGCGAGGGCCGGGGCGGGGACGGGGGCGGGAACGGGAACGGGGACGGAGGTGAGCGTGTCAGTGGGCATCGTGGGCCTCCACAGGGCCGTACCAGAGGGGAAGCTCGCCGAGCACGGGGTCGTGGCGGAGGGCCTCGCCCCGGTACGTGGTGCCTGTGCGGGCGGCCAGTTGGGCGCGGAGGGCGTCCAGGACGGCGCGGTCGGCGAAGAGCAGGGCGTCGGTGGAGAGCGGGTCGACGGTGCCGGGTCCGCCCACGGTCTGGGTGTGGGCGAGGGCGGTGCACAGGGCGTTCCTGGCGGCCTCCGCCGCGTCGGCGCCCCAGGCGCGGCCGAGGGTGACGCCGTCGGCGGTCACCTCGGCGAGCCGCCAGTCGAGGCCGGGCACGTGGTGGAACCGTACGGCCGGCTCCTGCGGGAGGAGGTCCCGGAGGCGGGCGAGGATGCGCAGGCCTTCGGGATCGAGAGGCTCGGCCCGTCCCGTTCCCTCGGCGGGGGCACGTGTCTCGCCGCCCGCGGCCACGGCGGGGGCGCCCGCCGGGAGGGCCGCGGGCGGCACGTGCGGGGTGACGGTCTTCGCCGGAAGGGGCGCCGTCTCCTCGGCGAGCAGGCGCAACGCGCCGTCGAGGAGCCAGTGTTCCCTCGTGAGCCCTGCCGCCGGGGTGGGAGCCCCGGGGATGTGGGCGTGCGGGCCGGCCGCCGGGGTGGGAGCCCCGGGGATGAGGGCCCGCAGGGCCGCCAGGGTGGCCGCGACGGTGGCGGTCTCCTGATGGGCGGCCCAGGCGAGGACCGTGGTCGTGGGGCGGCCGTCGGCGCGGAGCTCGGCGGCGCGCAGGGCGAGCGGCATCTGGGGCAGGTCGGCGCCCTCGGTGAGGGCGAGCGGTCCGGTCCAGCGGGCGGCGAGCGGGGTCGCCGTCTCGCGTGCCTCGTCCGGTTCGGGACGGGGGTCGGCGGGGGCGGTGCCGAGGGTGAACGGCCCCTCGGGGAGGGAGCCCGGTCGGCCGGTCGCGGCCGCCTGGTGGGCTCCCTCGACGGTGACCCGGTCGGAGACCAGGTCCGTCCCGTGCACGACATGGGCCTCGCCCGTGTCCGCCGTACCGGTGAGGGTGTCGATGAGGAGCTGCGCGCCGAGGGCGCCGGCAAGCGCGTCCGCCATGGGGCGGGGCGCGGGCGCGGTGGACTCGGCGGCGGCCCAGACGCGGGCCCGGTCGTGGAACGCGTCCCGGACGGCCGGGTGTCCGGGGCCGGTGAGGGCGGGGCCGGTGAGAGCGGGGCCGGTGAGAGCGGGGCCGGTGAGAGCGGGGCCGACGAGGGTGACGCCGGTGCCGCCGAGGAGGACGGGGACGACCAGGGGCGCCTCCGTCGGGGATGTCCCGTCGTCCTCGCGGATGTCGAGGACCGCGTCCGGGGTGGCGGCCGCCTCGTCCGTACCGGTGAGGACCGTGCCGACCCCCGCCCGGCGCAGGCCGCGCACGGCCGGGCCGGTCGCGGTCGCCGGGCCGGTGACCAGGACCGTCGCGGAGCGGAGCCGGGCGAAGGCCCCGTACGGGTCGTCGAGGAGGCCTTCGAGGCGGGCGAGGGACTCCGTGTGCCGTTCCCGTACGTCGGCGGGCGGTTCGGGCGCGGTGTGCGCGGCCGGGTCGAGGAGCAGTCCGTTCTCGCGGAGCTTGTCGACGAGGAGACGGACGGCGGGGCGGGCGCGTTCGGTGCCGATCTCGGCGACGAGCGCGTCCTCGTCGGTGCCGTCCTCCAGGAGCGGGACGCAGCCCTGGGCGACGGCGTGCAGGACCTCGGAGCCGCGCAGGACGAACTGGGCGCGGGCGCCGCTGAAGTAGACCCCGCCGGGGACGGGCGCGTAGTGCAGGTCCGGACGTGTCCTGAGCACCTGTGCGGGCATCGTCATCGCTCCTCCCCGTCGGTCGTCGGGTGGTAGGTGAAGCGGCCGCCGGCGGTCCGGCCGACCTCGACGACCCACTCGGTGGCGTGGGTGCCGTCGACGACGCCGGGCAGCGCCTCCTCCAGGTAGCTGCCGCCGGTGTCGGCGCCGCGGCGCTCCAGCATCCGGGGCAGGACGCGGGCGCCGAGCGCGCTGCTCAGGTCCACGTACTGGGGCTTCTGCTGGAGGCGCTTGGACTGGATGTCGGGGGCGCCGACGGAGAGCGGGCCCTCGTCCTCGGGG is a window encoding:
- a CDS encoding ABC transporter permease, encoding MTTLIPPTTETTAPAASATRADAPRARNPLALLGHQIRYEQLSFWRNPQSMVFTFVLPIVIIGIFGAVFSGSEGQDFFFGLTGMQYYTPVIAAVSVLGACYGQLAIVLAMRRQTGVLKRLHATPLPAWVYFAGLLVHCVVVSIVDVALVFGIGALYGVDLPTHWGAVLLTLVLGAASFCALGVGVASLIKNSEAAPAVVQFIQFPLVFISGSYFPIHAELLNTIAGLLPVKPFNDAMLALFTQDAGFQWRDLAVLAAWGVIGALIAVRSFRWDPRPE
- a CDS encoding ABC transporter ATP-binding protein — its product is MTAAVAVEGLQKRYGDHEAVRGVDFSVAEGEIFALLGPNGAGKTTTLEILEGFRERDGGRVEVLGRDPGVKADGHWLRGQVGLVLQDIAVEPYLSVRETVARNAGYYPDPRNVDELLDLVGLDEKKGAKVKDLSGGQKRRLDLALGVVGRPKLLFLDEPTTGFDPNARRGAWDVVRNLRDDGTTIVLTTHYMDEAQALADSVVVIAEGRIVASGTPDTLGGRDTARTRIRFALPTGAALTDVPLPVSDVEDGLVTAETTEPTAALHRLTGWALDRGTPLDRLTVEQPTLEDVYLSLTKEYVQQEASSPSSARERKAPAGRGRRPGRSRS
- a CDS encoding FAD-dependent monooxygenase, yielding MRFGDLDEWGAEERPHVSVVGAGIGGLTLAGALSSMGIPYMVYEQTRRLAEVGAGVQLSPNAVRPLLRLGLGPALRERAVAIEAMEVRGWSGRPIARTPLGAECERMFGAPYYTVHRAHLHDALLTRVDDGSLKLGERLSEARETDASGDGVRLTFEDGTVRGAELVVGADGIHSTVREAFRRDEPEFSELGIYRGLVPVDRLPDAARAPLVRLWLGPGGHFVCYPVAAGEYLSFAATVPMTQSPGESWSVPGDPEELRRVFGGWTGLVADVVGAVETTLQWALHDRPPLDVWSSRRLTLLGDAAHPMLPFMAQGANQAVEDAMDLAACLADPAPATTAARLDRYQSLRIPRTAEIQRGSRGNAGILHLPDGPAQRRRDARMAVHAALRDRAMLYAHETGRSVVPTPA
- a CDS encoding TOMM precursor leader peptide-binding protein, which produces MPTDTLTSVPVPVPAPVPAPALAQGPGLDAHPADEAWHAALDALADVLPEGTVAVDRGWHLAWERARFDEAVAADRAHLSVRLLGDEVLVGPLWRPGTDAGCAGCAEVRDRTVPDHPLVGDLRYATTAPGPGAPLLPELLRATLEHLVRRPLGPGELFSVSPRGLRRHRIARSFHCPLCGPAYERLDGTETPAPLALTDRPAFPDDCTRTAASRLVERGVLQDRLVDGRFGPVRALLRESRAPFAMSMAVVPDAPAMGHGRARTFAETGPVAILEAYERLAGFPYDIPVLTHRSYAEVADHAVDPAGLGQYTAGQLAHPTSRATPFDADTPMDWVWGHDLDDGRPLLVPADHAFYQYEYNHRRDRRAARAAGTPGRKHYFYESSSGCAVGANLEEAALHSLFELAERDAFLLSWHRAAPLPTIPNSSLTDPTSRAMIELMESRGFDVHLLVATQDIGLPVVWVLAVNRLNPFPATFSSAGSGADPQSAIRGALREVAQLVTNPVDWTRETVEPMVEDPWLVQELEDHVRFSSLPETAARATAALGGPRVTLDEAFPDWPGRMERGSGGDVRGALDFVRGLFAEAGLDRIVLVDQTSREHADAGIHVARAVVPGIVPMCFGHAQQRLAGLPRLTAALRGTGQELRAIPLDPHPFP
- a CDS encoding nitroreductase family protein, which translates into the protein MTAPTAPRATEAAAGAGAWTRRGPVDLPGPDGDNSIAREPLWYAYGAGDDAPEAPPWTWVPQPPPDTHVPPPPPRGGGPRQALPLGTHDRLAALQYPALPPGGAPDRGAARTAARGGGTPSAAEPVAAEPVDDRLGRALVTAFGPQRREPENPYNDHRPYASPRCLFPVHAFVDGGAGMPWRLLEPDRHALTGAPAGPARNVLLTGRYTTVPPAYQWFRGSLIAIELGFVLRALSLGLELFDVPARLRLPGPDAHALLPALGLDDAWAWSLPFVVELDGGGVPAREADPAPGTPAHLTRTDPALAELIRVNRQQTYDGAPAPLTTAVPAGLGPSATVPDWAELLWRRHSGRMPRALHGMSGRRRNVPAEALDSAARWLSVPPPGPELATAFEALNATAVVQGVEGRTDGVHRLRDGAAHLRRADATAPERLEEQYGYGVSPVNGCGIRDAPFTVFLSVRTRELFERLGAAGWGAVQHAAGWAAHGLCLSAAASGLFARPVRAFKEIPTQRVLGLDPDEMIVLSVVVGVPQDTGGALLDLRL
- a CDS encoding thiopeptide-type bacteriocin biosynthesis protein, with the translated sequence MTPTPTPTPNPTATPPRTPTPPSAPQRTAWTAWHLHLGTTARSAHDRAVTDVIGPTIRELAPGTPWFFIRYWQSGPHLRLRVGDLDPAARARVEAALAERLAVAGAPAPGEEPLDPAAYRSGAERLAAAGETGENTSVKALLPPGVHPAAYDPEFDRYGGRALMPAAESLFEFSSTLVLAALPKVSSERQRAMLALRGTVAVAAALGDPAERAYYYAHGLGAWRAWAAEAGHPAALLDTITRVEGEIALDPEAHGPFAGWHARLAAHADEIREQSPTHPGMVLFSHAHMLHNRLGLSLLEELRTYAVLTHAFPVPENTPVPENTPVPQNA